In the Chryseobacterium sp. MYb264 genome, one interval contains:
- a CDS encoding peptidase domain-containing ABC transporter, whose protein sequence is MEITANEQGKRLIHYITKEKKDVTNIYFYAILNGLVSLSIPLGIQSIVSFVMGATMATSIYILIFFVVIGTWLVGYFRLKVIEIIEKIQQKIYVEFSMAIAEKIPRLNLSYTRKYYLPELVNRFFDIQNLQKGVSKILLEIPTALIQIFFGILLLSFYHPWFLAFGALVVICVIIIFRYTMESGIKSSIEESNKKYDTAAWIEDIAGSVKTFKMHSESGAHIKGTDDRVVEYLNHRTSHFKVLVFQYKTIIAFKVIITLAMLAIGTYLLINQKLNIGAFIATEIVVLSIMAAVEKLIVSLESYYDLIASFAKLSKITDLKEEKDGEIVLSQKEKGTEIEFKNVNFSFNDSTPILSNLNFKIKENSITVLTGKLGTGKSLLLNMIAGFFEPSSGTILFDKIPLQNIDKQKMRNSIGLHLENMKVIQGTVKENILLGNTVSTTEDIIELSEHIGIENISSIFSSGFLTEISETDSEITFSSKKKILLLRALLGEKTLIILENPFAGLQPEHQEKMMKYLQMKKEKTTIILVSQDKNLLEIADQHIHMEDGTLKILS, encoded by the coding sequence ATGGAAATAACTGCTAATGAACAGGGAAAAAGATTGATCCACTACATTACAAAAGAGAAAAAAGACGTTACCAACATTTATTTTTATGCTATTCTGAACGGGCTTGTCTCGCTAAGCATTCCTTTGGGGATACAGTCTATCGTAAGCTTCGTAATGGGTGCCACCATGGCTACTTCAATTTATATCCTCATATTTTTTGTCGTTATCGGAACATGGCTTGTCGGCTATTTCAGATTAAAAGTAATTGAGATCATCGAGAAAATACAGCAGAAAATATATGTTGAGTTTTCAATGGCCATTGCAGAAAAAATACCCAGACTCAATCTTTCCTACACCAGAAAATATTACCTTCCGGAATTGGTTAACCGTTTTTTTGATATTCAAAACCTTCAGAAAGGCGTTTCTAAAATTTTACTGGAAATTCCGACTGCTCTGATCCAGATTTTCTTCGGAATCTTATTACTTTCCTTTTATCACCCCTGGTTTTTGGCATTTGGAGCTTTAGTTGTGATTTGCGTGATCATCATTTTCCGATACACCATGGAAAGTGGCATTAAATCCAGCATTGAAGAAAGCAACAAAAAATACGACACCGCTGCATGGATCGAAGATATTGCCGGATCAGTAAAAACATTTAAAATGCATTCTGAAAGCGGAGCCCATATCAAAGGGACAGACGACCGTGTTGTGGAATACCTTAATCACAGAACTTCGCATTTTAAAGTTTTGGTCTTTCAATATAAAACCATTATTGCTTTTAAAGTGATTATTACGTTGGCGATGCTTGCAATTGGAACCTATTTATTGATTAATCAAAAATTAAATATCGGTGCTTTTATTGCCACAGAAATTGTTGTATTAAGTATTATGGCTGCCGTTGAAAAACTAATTGTAAGCCTTGAAAGTTATTATGACCTGATTGCTTCTTTCGCTAAACTTTCGAAAATTACCGACCTTAAAGAAGAAAAAGATGGCGAAATTGTTCTTTCTCAAAAAGAAAAAGGAACCGAAATTGAGTTTAAAAATGTAAACTTTTCTTTCAACGACAGCACGCCTATTCTTTCGAATCTTAATTTTAAAATAAAGGAAAACAGCATCACGGTTTTAACCGGAAAATTAGGAACCGGAAAATCTCTTTTGCTGAATATGATCGCCGGATTTTTTGAACCCAGTTCTGGAACTATTCTTTTTGATAAAATTCCGTTACAGAATATTGATAAACAGAAGATGCGAAATTCTATCGGATTGCATCTTGAAAATATGAAAGTCATTCAAGGCACTGTAAAGGAAAATATTCTCCTGGGAAACACTGTGAGTACAACAGAAGATATCATTGAGCTTTCCGAACATATAGGTATTGAAAATATTTCAAGTATTTTCAGCAGCGGTTTCCTTACAGAAATAAGTGAAACAGACTCCGAAATCACCTTTAGTTCAAAGAAAAAAATATTGCTTCTCCGAGCGCTTTTAGGAGAAAAAACACTCATTATTTTAGAAAATCCCTTTGCGGGGTTACAGCCGGAACATCAGGAAAAAATGATGAAATACCTTCAGATGAAAAAAGAAAAAACGACGATTATTCTGGTCTCTCAGGATAAAAACTTGTTGGAGATCGCAGATCAGCATATTCACATGGAGGACGGTACTTTAAAAATTCTATCATAA
- a CDS encoding HlyD family secretion protein has product MKLQSFDKIYHIHKKSRVKRWFLFIFIGGIITLFLPWTQNIKVKGNVSSLYQEQRPQQLNSPIPGRITKWNVKNGDYVKKGDTLLQLSEIKDDYLDPLLVQRTQEQVNAKKGVRDYYEAKVGTAKSQLEALNAARDLKLNQLKIKISQLNNKLTGEEAELEAIKNELKLSEDQFARQKKMYDEGLVSLTQFQQRSISYQNAVAKKTSSENKVAQTRQEIVNVGIEQNSVIQDYTEKLSKIEGERFQSMGQIEGSDGDIAKLENQVANYKARQGLYFIIASQDGQIVQLNKAGIGEILKDGENIGTIVPTVVDHAVEIYIKPVDLPLVKEGQRVMCTFDGFPAIVFSGWPNSSYGTFAGKVIAVESNISVNGLFKALVIEDKNEKQWPPKIKMGTGVQGIAILNDVPIWYELWRNINGFPPDYYEVKNEKAGKDEKAK; this is encoded by the coding sequence ATGAAACTACAGTCATTCGACAAAATATATCATATTCATAAAAAATCGAGGGTCAAAAGATGGTTTTTATTCATTTTTATCGGTGGAATTATCACTTTATTTCTTCCCTGGACTCAGAATATAAAAGTAAAAGGCAATGTAAGTTCGCTTTATCAGGAACAGAGACCTCAACAGCTTAACTCCCCTATTCCCGGCAGAATTACCAAATGGAACGTGAAAAACGGAGATTACGTAAAAAAAGGAGACACTTTGCTTCAGCTTTCAGAAATAAAAGATGATTATTTAGATCCGCTTTTGGTGCAAAGAACACAGGAGCAGGTCAACGCAAAAAAAGGTGTTCGGGATTATTATGAAGCCAAAGTGGGAACTGCAAAAAGTCAACTTGAGGCTTTGAATGCTGCGAGAGATTTAAAATTAAATCAGTTAAAAATAAAAATCAGTCAGCTGAACAACAAACTTACCGGTGAAGAAGCAGAACTGGAAGCTATTAAAAACGAACTGAAACTTTCCGAAGACCAATTTGCCCGACAGAAAAAAATGTATGATGAAGGGTTGGTTTCTCTTACGCAGTTTCAGCAGAGAAGTATTTCTTATCAAAATGCAGTGGCTAAAAAAACCTCTTCGGAAAATAAAGTCGCTCAAACGCGTCAGGAAATTGTAAATGTGGGCATCGAGCAAAACTCAGTTATTCAGGATTACACGGAAAAACTGAGTAAAATTGAAGGTGAAAGATTCCAAAGTATGGGACAAATCGAAGGCAGCGACGGGGATATTGCTAAACTTGAAAATCAGGTCGCTAATTATAAGGCACGACAAGGTTTATACTTTATTATTGCATCTCAGGACGGACAAATTGTTCAGCTAAATAAAGCCGGAATCGGAGAAATTCTGAAAGACGGTGAAAATATCGGAACTATTGTACCAACCGTTGTAGATCATGCGGTGGAAATTTATATCAAACCTGTTGATCTTCCTTTGGTAAAAGAAGGTCAGCGTGTGATGTGTACTTTCGATGGTTTTCCGGCGATCGTATTTTCGGGATGGCCCAATTCAAGCTACGGAACATTTGCTGGAAAAGTAATTGCAGTAGAAAGCAATATCAGTGTGAATGGCCTTTTCAAAGCTTTAGTGATTGAGGATAAAAATGAAAAACAATGGCCGCCCAAGATCAAAATGGGAACCGGAGTGCAAGGGATTGCTATTCTGAATGACGTCCCGATCTGGTATGAATTATGGCGAAACATCAACGGTTTTCCACCAGATTATTATGAAGTAAAAAATGAAAAAGCAGGCAAAGATGAAAAGGCAAAATAA
- a CDS encoding TolC family protein, protein MKKQAKMKRQNKIIFTLLLFFFQYSFAQDSLKISAQEFISVVKNYHPLALKYQLQNKMAEAEITRARGSFDPVVGGKLGEKNIDGTKYYEQKNVELGIPTWYGIEVTGSYNYLNGEKLNSSDTKGGLYQMGITVPLAKNLLYDKRRAVLDQAKFAQKMTEAEQAVLTNDLLLEAENMYLEWVQHYEIYQLKSKIVDINKERLKLTRKTFEYGERPAIDTVEAVSQLQSFELQQRDAYLNFVKSTQQLQVFLWKDGQELYEISQPLFPSDHLADHVAYSDFEFLLQEFGNRETSRHLSILYYNQKNNILESERKLKWQSFLPKLDFTYNFFNKENYRADYLPLFDNNFQYGLKLEIPIFQREARANYQIAKIKINQNQLDTQLKIRELDTKIETYKNELINYHLQIDLSENNLTNYQRLLYAEETKYSNGESSLFLINSRENKVIDAQEKFISIKTKFLKSFNKLKWMKENFSL, encoded by the coding sequence ATGAAAAAGCAGGCAAAGATGAAAAGGCAAAATAAAATTATTTTCACCCTTCTTTTATTCTTTTTTCAATATAGTTTTGCGCAGGATTCACTGAAGATTTCGGCGCAGGAATTTATTTCAGTGGTTAAAAATTATCATCCGTTGGCCCTAAAGTATCAGCTTCAAAATAAAATGGCAGAAGCTGAAATTACCCGGGCAAGAGGAAGTTTTGATCCTGTCGTCGGTGGAAAACTGGGAGAAAAGAATATTGACGGCACAAAATATTACGAACAGAAAAATGTAGAATTGGGAATTCCAACGTGGTATGGGATTGAAGTAACCGGAAGCTATAATTATCTTAATGGCGAAAAATTGAATTCCAGTGATACCAAAGGCGGATTGTATCAAATGGGAATTACGGTTCCTTTGGCTAAAAATCTTCTGTATGATAAACGAAGAGCGGTTCTGGATCAGGCAAAATTTGCACAGAAAATGACCGAAGCCGAGCAGGCGGTGCTTACCAATGATCTTCTTCTGGAAGCCGAAAATATGTATTTGGAATGGGTACAGCATTATGAAATCTATCAGCTGAAGTCTAAAATTGTCGACATCAATAAAGAACGTCTGAAACTAACAAGAAAAACTTTTGAATACGGAGAAAGACCCGCCATAGATACGGTTGAAGCCGTTTCTCAACTCCAGAGTTTTGAGCTTCAGCAGAGAGATGCTTATCTTAATTTTGTAAAAAGTACACAGCAGCTTCAGGTATTTTTATGGAAAGACGGACAGGAATTATATGAAATCTCGCAGCCTCTTTTTCCATCAGATCATCTTGCAGATCATGTGGCCTATTCTGATTTTGAATTTCTTTTGCAGGAGTTTGGAAATAGGGAAACAAGCCGTCATTTATCAATTTTATATTACAATCAGAAAAATAATATTCTCGAAAGCGAACGAAAGCTGAAGTGGCAGAGTTTTCTTCCCAAACTGGATTTCACCTATAATTTTTTCAATAAAGAAAATTACCGTGCAGACTATCTTCCGCTTTTTGACAATAATTTTCAATATGGCTTAAAGCTTGAAATCCCGATATTCCAAAGGGAGGCAAGAGCAAATTATCAGATAGCCAAAATTAAAATCAATCAGAACCAACTGGATACTCAGCTGAAAATACGAGAACTCGACACCAAAATTGAGACTTATAAAAATGAACTCATCAATTATCATCTGCAAATTGATCTATCTGAAAATAATCTTACCAATTATCAAAGGCTTTTGTATGCAGAAGAAACCAAATACAGCAATGGGGAAAGCTCACTTTTCCTTATCAATTCAAGAGAAAATAAAGTGATTGATGCGCAGGAAAAATTTATTTCCATTAAAACTAAATTTCTGAAAAGCTTTAATAAACTGAAGTGGATGAAAGAGAATTTTTCATTGTAA
- a CDS encoding IS1182 family transposase, with product MLIQQEKLPLSAYSGLYDLIVPKENLLRKINELIDFSFIYDELLSKYCLNNGRNAESPVRMFKYLLLKSIYTVSDVDVVERSRYDMSFKYFLDMTPEEDVINPSSLTKFRKLRLKDSDLLSLLIGKTVSIAIEKGIIKSRSIIVDATHTLSMSNPFSTIEVLRERSKLLRKTVYQFDEEFKTKMPSKNIENDLNKELDYCRELEKRIENEASIREIPAVKEKLNLLKETVRDTGEQMVFSKDADAKTGHKSADSSFFGYKTHLAMSEERIITAAVVTSGEKGDGPELPKLLQMSQDNGMEVDAIIGDAAYSGKENLKIAGEQNIKIVARLNPSITQGFRKDEDRFDYNKDADRFVCPAGHLAIRKARGGKKHVGGNQVDTYYFDIEKCKVCPLKEGCYKEGAKSKTYSVSIKSDLHKEQMIFQESDYYKEKSKHRYKIEAKNSELKNVHGYDRAIANGIENMQMQGAMAIFTVNLKRILKLI from the coding sequence ATGTTAATACAGCAAGAAAAACTTCCGTTGAGTGCCTATTCCGGTTTGTATGATTTAATTGTACCGAAGGAAAACCTTCTTAGAAAAATTAATGAGCTGATTGATTTTTCTTTCATCTATGATGAGCTTTTGAGCAAATACTGCTTAAACAATGGTCGCAATGCTGAAAGTCCGGTACGGATGTTTAAATACCTGCTTTTAAAAAGTATTTATACAGTTTCTGATGTAGATGTGGTAGAGCGTTCCCGGTATGATATGTCCTTTAAATATTTCTTGGATATGACTCCGGAAGAAGATGTAATCAATCCCAGTTCCCTTACAAAATTCAGAAAACTGCGTTTGAAAGATAGTGATCTTTTAAGCTTGCTCATTGGTAAAACCGTGAGTATTGCGATTGAAAAAGGCATCATCAAATCCAGATCCATCATTGTAGATGCCACTCACACCTTGTCGATGAGCAATCCTTTTTCAACGATAGAAGTATTGCGGGAGCGCTCAAAACTGCTTCGCAAGACCGTTTATCAGTTTGATGAAGAATTTAAAACTAAAATGCCCTCAAAAAATATTGAAAATGATTTAAACAAAGAATTGGATTATTGCAGAGAACTCGAAAAACGCATTGAAAACGAAGCTTCTATCAGGGAGATTCCTGCTGTAAAGGAGAAGCTGAATCTTTTGAAGGAAACAGTGAGAGACACCGGGGAGCAGATGGTTTTTTCAAAAGATGCCGACGCTAAAACGGGTCACAAATCGGCTGACAGTTCTTTTTTCGGATACAAAACGCACTTGGCGATGAGCGAAGAGCGGATTATTACGGCGGCCGTGGTAACTTCGGGAGAAAAAGGCGACGGCCCGGAACTGCCAAAATTACTGCAGATGAGCCAGGACAACGGGATGGAGGTAGATGCCATCATTGGTGACGCTGCTTACAGCGGAAAAGAAAATCTGAAAATTGCGGGCGAACAAAATATTAAAATAGTAGCCAGACTTAATCCTTCCATCACCCAGGGTTTTCGAAAAGATGAAGACCGTTTTGATTACAATAAAGATGCCGACCGTTTTGTGTGTCCTGCAGGGCATTTGGCGATTCGCAAAGCTCGTGGCGGGAAGAAACACGTAGGCGGAAATCAAGTGGATACCTATTATTTTGATATTGAAAAATGCAAGGTTTGCCCATTAAAAGAAGGATGTTATAAAGAAGGAGCAAAATCTAAAACTTATTCGGTTTCCATAAAATCAGACTTACATAAGGAGCAAATGATTTTTCAGGAAAGCGATTATTACAAAGAAAAATCGAAACACCGCTATAAAATCGAAGCCAAAAACAGCGAGCTTAAAAACGTACACGGCTACGACAGGGCGATTGCAAATGGTATTGAAAATATGCAAATGCAGGGTGCAATGGCTATTTTCACTGTCAATTTGAAGAGAATCCTGAAATTAATATAG
- a CDS encoding chloride channel protein — protein sequence MRINRRRRIIKTFNLLDQPIRFNPFVFSRTFFMWAITGLVGGIIAGLYWIVLEHFTEFLAEFQGWMVIPTMAISGLLAGLVIHFIGDPGEIHLIVNNIRFNKGKLDPKNNPSMILSSLFCVASGGSLGPEAPLVQVTGSTGTYLGKLFRLKGEELRSLSIAGMASGFTALFGAPLGGSLFSLEILHHKHAVEYYKAIIPALVASCFSYLMFALIIHLGIGATWDLKAYHYTGVYDFLYASLFGIVGTLFGWIFIFVVKFFKKVFEYRKFPIYIKTCVGGIILGIIAFYFPLTRYFGHNEVNQLINGNYALNFLIIILIFKILAIAITVTSGWRGGFIIPLFFVGTTLGLIIHNLFPSIDTTLAIVSCMAAINACVTRTPMSTTIILGTLTGFTYFVPILFASLTGYFLAPKIPFIGSQSEQLSEEE from the coding sequence ATGAGAATTAACAGAAGAAGACGGATTATCAAAACATTTAATTTGTTGGATCAACCCATCAGGTTTAATCCTTTTGTATTCAGCCGTACTTTTTTTATGTGGGCGATTACAGGGCTCGTGGGCGGAATTATCGCCGGGCTATACTGGATCGTCCTCGAGCATTTTACTGAGTTTTTAGCTGAATTTCAAGGCTGGATGGTGATTCCAACGATGGCAATTTCAGGATTGCTGGCTGGACTTGTCATTCACTTTATTGGTGATCCCGGGGAGATTCATTTAATTGTAAACAATATCCGATTTAATAAAGGAAAGCTAGATCCTAAAAATAATCCTTCCATGATCTTATCATCACTTTTTTGTGTGGCATCGGGAGGAAGTTTAGGTCCGGAAGCACCTTTGGTTCAGGTCACAGGTTCTACAGGAACGTATCTTGGAAAATTATTCAGATTGAAAGGAGAGGAATTACGTTCTTTAAGTATTGCCGGAATGGCGTCTGGCTTTACGGCACTTTTCGGGGCTCCGCTTGGAGGAAGTTTATTTTCTCTGGAAATTCTGCACCACAAACACGCAGTAGAATATTATAAAGCGATTATTCCTGCATTGGTGGCGAGCTGTTTCAGTTATCTGATGTTTGCTTTGATTATCCATTTGGGAATCGGGGCGACCTGGGATCTGAAAGCTTATCATTACACAGGAGTTTATGATTTCCTTTATGCTTCGCTGTTTGGAATTGTAGGAACTTTATTCGGCTGGATCTTTATTTTTGTCGTAAAATTTTTCAAAAAAGTTTTTGAATACAGAAAATTTCCAATTTATATCAAAACCTGCGTTGGCGGAATTATTTTAGGAATTATCGCATTCTATTTTCCATTGACGAGATATTTTGGTCACAACGAAGTAAATCAATTAATCAACGGAAATTATGCCTTGAATTTTTTAATTATTATTTTGATTTTTAAAATTTTGGCCATTGCGATCACGGTAACTTCAGGATGGAGAGGAGGTTTCATCATTCCGTTGTTTTTTGTGGGAACGACATTGGGATTAATTATTCATAATCTATTTCCAAGTATTGATACCACATTGGCGATTGTAAGCTGTATGGCAGCAATCAATGCGTGTGTCACCAGAACGCCGATGAGTACTACGATTATTTTGGGAACTTTAACGGGCTTCACTTATTTTGTTCCGATACTTTTTGCGAGCTTAACAGGATATTTCTTAGCTCCAAAAATTCCTTTCATCGGTTCCCAATCCGAACAGTTATCGGAAGAAGAGTAG
- a CDS encoding DUF423 domain-containing protein, whose product MKTITLVFGAVYGMLSVILGAFGAHALKKILSVERLESFETGVRYQMYAAFFLLIAGYILKFDTSSQKWISILMIAGTMLFSFSIYLLSLQDYLGANLKFLGPITPLGGLFMIVSWLMLIFYFVKAKLQ is encoded by the coding sequence ATGAAAACAATTACTTTAGTTTTTGGTGCCGTATACGGAATGTTATCCGTGATTTTAGGTGCATTCGGCGCGCACGCTTTAAAGAAAATTTTATCTGTAGAAAGGCTGGAAAGCTTTGAAACAGGAGTGAGATACCAGATGTATGCTGCGTTCTTTTTATTGATTGCAGGGTATATTTTAAAATTCGACACATCATCACAAAAATGGATTTCTATTCTGATGATTGCAGGGACAATGCTATTTTCTTTCAGTATTTATCTTTTAAGTTTGCAGGATTATTTGGGGGCAAATTTGAAGTTCTTAGGTCCGATTACTCCTCTTGGAGGTTTGTTTATGATTGTAAGCTGGCTGATGCTGATTTTTTATTTTGTTAAGGCTAAATTGCAGTAA
- a CDS encoding hydroxymethylglutaryl-CoA reductase, degradative, which translates to MNHKPVEGFSKLTKQGKIDWLVNEYLEGNNEYQNILNQYWNENADLQKLHDEFSENTISNFYMPYGIAPNFLIDGKLFALPMAVEESSVVAAASKAAKFWIDKGGFKTTIINNEKLGHTHFIFNVESHKLLHFFNFNLKKKLIEATNDITSNMRNRGGGILDIKLIDKTSEMPNYYQLKASFDTVDSMGANFINSCLEQFGKTLKQEIAISEDFTQEEKNSLQVVMNILSNFTPDCIVRAEVSCKIEDLKDDSGISNEEFARKFKQAVTIAEIEPFRATTHNKGIMNGVDAVVIATGNDFRATEACAHAYAAKDGKYSSLTHCTTDNGIFRFWIDLPISVGVVGGLTNLHPLVKFSLALLGKPSAQELMSILAVSGLAQNFGALRSLITTGIQKGHMKMHLLNILNQMGATEEEKQHFVTYFKDKTVTHHEVINEFNRLREK; encoded by the coding sequence ATGAATCATAAACCCGTTGAAGGTTTTTCCAAGCTTACAAAACAAGGAAAAATCGATTGGCTTGTAAACGAATACCTTGAAGGAAACAACGAATATCAAAATATATTAAATCAATACTGGAATGAAAATGCTGATTTGCAGAAGCTTCATGATGAGTTTTCTGAGAATACGATTTCCAATTTTTATATGCCTTACGGTATTGCTCCCAACTTTTTAATTGACGGAAAATTATTCGCTCTGCCGATGGCGGTTGAAGAAAGTTCGGTTGTGGCAGCTGCTTCTAAAGCCGCTAAATTCTGGATCGATAAAGGAGGTTTCAAAACAACGATCATCAACAACGAAAAATTAGGGCATACCCATTTTATTTTTAATGTTGAATCTCACAAACTGCTTCATTTTTTTAATTTCAATTTAAAGAAAAAATTAATAGAAGCGACGAATGACATCACATCAAACATGAGAAATCGTGGCGGCGGAATTTTAGATATCAAACTGATTGATAAAACTTCAGAAATGCCGAATTATTATCAGTTGAAGGCAAGTTTTGATACGGTGGATTCCATGGGAGCGAATTTTATTAATTCTTGTCTGGAACAGTTTGGAAAAACATTAAAACAGGAGATCGCGATTAGTGAAGATTTCACTCAGGAAGAGAAAAATTCTTTGCAGGTGGTGATGAACATTCTTTCCAATTTTACGCCAGATTGTATCGTAAGAGCTGAGGTTTCTTGTAAAATTGAGGATTTAAAAGACGACAGCGGAATTTCAAATGAAGAGTTTGCGAGAAAATTTAAGCAAGCCGTAACCATTGCTGAAATTGAACCTTTCCGTGCGACGACTCACAATAAAGGAATTATGAATGGAGTAGATGCAGTGGTGATTGCGACCGGAAATGATTTCAGAGCAACGGAAGCCTGCGCACATGCCTACGCTGCAAAAGACGGAAAATATTCTTCACTAACGCATTGTACAACCGACAACGGAATTTTCAGATTCTGGATCGATCTTCCGATTTCGGTAGGCGTTGTGGGAGGTTTAACCAATCTTCATCCTTTGGTGAAATTCTCTTTAGCTCTTCTTGGAAAACCTTCTGCTCAGGAATTAATGAGTATTCTGGCGGTTTCAGGACTGGCTCAGAATTTTGGAGCTTTACGTTCTTTAATTACCACAGGAATTCAGAAAGGTCACATGAAAATGCATTTACTGAATATTTTAAACCAAATGGGTGCAACAGAAGAAGAAAAACAACATTTTGTAACCTATTTTAAAGATAAAACGGTAACGCATCATGAAGTTATTAATGAATTTAACCGTTTAAGAGAAAAATAA